The following coding sequences lie in one Paramormyrops kingsleyae isolate MSU_618 chromosome 15, PKINGS_0.4, whole genome shotgun sequence genomic window:
- the echdc2 gene encoding enoyl-CoA hydratase domain-containing protein 2, mitochondrial isoform X2 — translation MCRQRARNSLGKVFVSQMREVVAHLHGDGAVRVVVFRSLVPGVFCAGADLKERAKMTNSEAEHLVHGLRSLMTEIAVLPMPTVAAVDGFALGGGLELALACDLRTAASTAQMGLIEATRGLLPGAGGSQRLPRLVGFAVAKEMIFTGQRVTGERALQLGLVNRVAEQNEAGDAAYREALQLARQILPQAPIALRMVKEAISRGVEVDIDTGMAIEGMCYAKVIPTRDRQEGMAAFIEKRPPRYTGQ, via the exons ATGTGCCGGCAGAGGGCACGAAACTCCCTGGGCAAAGTGTTTGTGTCTCAG ATGCGGGAGGTGGTGGCCCATCTCCATGGCGACGGCGCGGTCCGCGTGGTGGTGTTCCGCAGCCTGGTGCCTGGAGTCTTCTGCGCAG GTGCTGATCTGAAAGAACGTGCTAAGATGACTAACTCTGAAGCGGAGCACCTTGTCCATGGGTTGCGGTCACTCATGACGGAAATCG CCGTGTTGCCGATGCCCACCGTCGCTGCGGTGGACGGCTTTGCCCTGGGTGGGGGGCTGGAGTTGGCACTGGCCTGTGATCTTCGCACAGCAg ctTCCACGGCACAGATGGGCCTGATTGAAGCGACACGAGGATTGCTCCCGGGTGCAG ggggcagccAGCGCCTCCCGCGATTGGTGGGCTTTGCTGTGGCCAAGGAGATGATCTTCACAGGGCAGAGGGTGACGGGCGAGCGGGCCTTGCAGCTCGGCCTGGTCAACAGGGTGGCGGAGCAGAACGAGGCCGGAGACGCGGCCTACAGGGAGGCCCTCCAGCTAGCTCGCCAAATACTGCCTCAG gCTCCCATCGCCCTGCGGATGGTGAAGGAGGCCATTTCCCGGGGTGTTGAG GTGGATATCGACACGGGAATGGCCATCGAGGGCATGTGCTATGCCAAG GTCATTCCCACCCGGGACCGTCAGGAAGGGATGGCGGCATTCATTGAGAAGCGACCCCCTCGGTACACCGGGCAGTAG
- the zyg11 gene encoding protein zyg-11 homolog, protein MDEASPASLTDLCLSHVSRNLECFSVKQADGSLRLRESLIFPQELADQLLCKMATEGLLNDSTVGIFRSSQYLRLRRACIRTARISAEAFRRALCLHRLLELDAARVNADLTIADILRGLASNKECQESLQRLVLSGLTMSLEEPSRRCFSALLGLRSLSLANVDFYDSGLADVCTLPRLESLDISNTSVTNLTPLLGCRSRLRYFTMHQMKRLEMSTAQLLFVLSQLDGLQHLDTSDDKQFTSDVARQLLEQPGILPRLVSLDVSGRKQVTDAAVRAFVEQRPGMVFMGLLATDAGFSDFLSGEGTLKVTGEANEAQICEALQRYTERECFVREALFHLFSHTHVMEKPRPDILKLVVLGMQNHPTTLHVQLAASACVFNLTKQDLAAGMPVRLLGTVTQLLLEAMKNFPNHQQLQKNCLLSLCSDRILQEVPFNRFEAAKLVMQWLCNHEDQNMQRMAVAIISILAAKLSTVQTAQLGAELFIVKQLLHIVRQKTVQGTVDATLKFTLSALWNLTDESPTTCRHFIENQGLELFMKVLESFPSESSIQQKVLGLLNNIAEVRELHGELMVPGFLDHIRSLLHSPEVEVSYFAAGILAHLTSRGEAVWTLGLTLRSTLLQQLHAAILKWPTPECEMVAYRSFNPFFPLLECFQTPGVQLWAAWAMQHVCSKNAPRYCSMLLEEGGLQQLEMVMAHLDTHGDVRRLAESILDSLERHRARTGQPVPQPPPRCHWHQDTRREKDIP, encoded by the exons ATG gacgaGGCATCTCCAGCATCCCTGACAGATCTCTGCCTGTCTCACGTGAGCCGGAACCTCGAGTGCTTCTCCGTGAAGCAGGCGGACGGGTCCCTGCGTCTCCGGGAGTCCCTGATCTTTCCGCAGGAACTCGCCGACCAGCTGCTGTGCAAGATGGCCACCGAGG GTCTGCTGAACGACAGCACAGTGGGAATTTTCCGGAGCTCGCAGTACCTGCGGCTGCGCCGTGCCTGCATCCGCACCGCCCGCATTTCGGCAGAGGCCTTCCGGCGCGCGCTCTGCCTGCACCGGCTGCTGGAGCTGGACGCGGCGCGCGTCAATGCCGACCTGACCATCGCCGACATACTGCGCGGCCTGGCCTCCAACAAGGAGTGCCAGGAGAGCCTGCAGAGGCTGGTGCTGAGCGGCCTCACCATGTCGCTGGAGGAGCCCAGCCGCCGCTGCTTCAGTGCCTTGCTGGGCCTGCGCTCCCTCAGCCTGGCCAACGTAGACTTCTACGACTCGGGGCTGGCCGACGTGTGCACGCTGCCGCGCCTCGAGAGCCTGGACATCTCCAACACGTCGGTGACCAACCTGACGCCGCTGCTGGGCTGCAGGAGCCGCCTGCGCTACTTCACCATGCACCAGATGAAGCGGCTGGAGATGAGCACGGCGCAGTTGCTCTTCGTGCTCAGCCAGTTGGACGGCCTGCAGCACCTCGACACCTCCGACGATAAGCAGTTCACGTCGGACGTGGCGCGGCAGCTGCTGGAGCAGCCCGGCATCCTGCCCCGCCTCGTCTCCCTGGACGTGTCGGGTCGCAAGCAGGTGACCGACGCCGCTGTCCGCGCCTTCGTGGAGCAGAGGCCCGGCATGGTCTTCATGGGCCTGCTGGCCACGGACGCCGGATTCTCCGACTTTCTGTCCGGGGAGGGCACTCTGAAG GTGACGGGCGAGGCTAACGAGGCGCAGATTTGCGAGGCCCTACAGCGCTACACGGAGCGGGAGTGCTTCGTCAGGGAGGCCCTCTTCCACCTGTTCAGCCACACACACGTGATGGAGAAGCCGCGGCCCGACATCCTCAAG CTGGTGGTCCTCGGCATGCAAAACCACCCGACGACGCTGCATGTGCAGCTGGCAGCTAGTGCCTGCGTCTTTAACCTGACCAAGCAGGATCTGGCGGCGGGGATGCCCGTCCGGCTGCTGGGCACGGTCACCCAGCTACTGCTGGAGGCCATGAAGAACTTTCCCAACCACCAACAG CTGCAGAAGAACTGCCTGCTGTCTCTGTGCAGCGATCGCATCCTGCAGGAGGTGCCCTTCAACAG GTTCGAGGCGGCGAAGCTGGTGATGCAGTGGCTGTGTAATCACGAGGACCAGAACATGCAGAGGATGGCGGTGGCCATTATCTCCATCCTGGCGGCCAAG ctgTCCACTGTGCAGACGGCCCAGCTCGGTGCGGAGCTCTTCATCGTGAAG CAACTTCTCCACATAGTGCGTCAGAAGACGGTGCAGGGCACGGTGGACGCCACACTCAAGTTCACGCTGAGCGCGCTCTGGAACCTCACCGACGAGTCGCCCACCACCTGCCGGCACTTCATCGAGAACCAGGGCCTGGAGCTGTTCATGAAAGTGCTAGAG TCCTTCCCGTCAGAATCCTCCATTCAGCAGAAAGTACTGGGCCTGCTG AACAACATCGCGGAGGTACGGGAGCTGCACGGCGAGCTGATGGTGCCGGGCTTCCTGGACCACATCCGCAGCCTGCTGCACAGCCCCGAGGTGGAGGTCAGCTACTTCGCTGCCGGCATCCTAGCCCACCTGACGTCGCGGGGGGAGGCCGTGTGGACGCTGGGGCTGACCCTGCGCTCCACGCTGCTCCAGCAGCTG CACGCCGCCATCCTAAAATGGCCAACGCCAGAGTGTGAGATGGTGGCGTAcag GTCGTTTAACCCCTTCTTCCCCCTGCTGGAGTGTTTCCAGACCCCCGGGGTACAGCTGTGGGCTGCCTGGGCCATGCAGCACGTATGCAGCAAGAACG CTCCCCGCTACTGCAGCATGCTGCTGGAGGAGGGCGGCCTGCAGCAGCTTGAGATGGTGATGGCGCACTTGGACACCCATGGTGACGTCCGCAGGCTGGCTGAGAGCATCCTGGACAGCCTGGAGCGTCACCGGGCACGCACTGGGCAGCCTGTCCCGCAGCCCCCGCCACGCTGTCactggcaccaggacacccgcCGTG AAAAGGATATTCCATGA
- the echdc2 gene encoding enoyl-CoA hydratase domain-containing protein 2, mitochondrial isoform X1, with protein sequence MTFLGTLRHWPCRRLWARVPRPNPVGSGGKAGAEATPCRGAHADSSLSAGVEVDLGRLEGADAGIVEVLMCRQRARNSLGKVFVSQMREVVAHLHGDGAVRVVVFRSLVPGVFCAGADLKERAKMTNSEAEHLVHGLRSLMTEIAVLPMPTVAAVDGFALGGGLELALACDLRTAASTAQMGLIEATRGLLPGAGGSQRLPRLVGFAVAKEMIFTGQRVTGERALQLGLVNRVAEQNEAGDAAYREALQLARQILPQAPIALRMVKEAISRGVEVDIDTGMAIEGMCYAKVIPTRDRQEGMAAFIEKRPPRYTGQ encoded by the exons ATGACCTTCCTTGGTACCCTGAGACACTGGCCGTGTCGGCGATTATGGGCCCGGGTCCCCAGACCTAACCCAGTGGGTTCGGGAGGAAAAGCGGGCGCCGAGGCGACCCCATGCCGCGGGGCGCACGCTGACTCCTCGCTCTCCGCGGGGGTTGAAGTGGATCTCGGTCGGCTGGAGGGGGCTGACGCCG GGATCGTGGAGGTGCTGATGTGCCGGCAGAGGGCACGAAACTCCCTGGGCAAAGTGTTTGTGTCTCAG ATGCGGGAGGTGGTGGCCCATCTCCATGGCGACGGCGCGGTCCGCGTGGTGGTGTTCCGCAGCCTGGTGCCTGGAGTCTTCTGCGCAG GTGCTGATCTGAAAGAACGTGCTAAGATGACTAACTCTGAAGCGGAGCACCTTGTCCATGGGTTGCGGTCACTCATGACGGAAATCG CCGTGTTGCCGATGCCCACCGTCGCTGCGGTGGACGGCTTTGCCCTGGGTGGGGGGCTGGAGTTGGCACTGGCCTGTGATCTTCGCACAGCAg ctTCCACGGCACAGATGGGCCTGATTGAAGCGACACGAGGATTGCTCCCGGGTGCAG ggggcagccAGCGCCTCCCGCGATTGGTGGGCTTTGCTGTGGCCAAGGAGATGATCTTCACAGGGCAGAGGGTGACGGGCGAGCGGGCCTTGCAGCTCGGCCTGGTCAACAGGGTGGCGGAGCAGAACGAGGCCGGAGACGCGGCCTACAGGGAGGCCCTCCAGCTAGCTCGCCAAATACTGCCTCAG gCTCCCATCGCCCTGCGGATGGTGAAGGAGGCCATTTCCCGGGGTGTTGAG GTGGATATCGACACGGGAATGGCCATCGAGGGCATGTGCTATGCCAAG GTCATTCCCACCCGGGACCGTCAGGAAGGGATGGCGGCATTCATTGAGAAGCGACCCCCTCGGTACACCGGGCAGTAG